A portion of the Agelaius phoeniceus isolate bAgePho1 chromosome 29, bAgePho1.hap1, whole genome shotgun sequence genome contains these proteins:
- the PRAM1 gene encoding PML-RARA-regulated adapter molecule 1, giving the protein MMPLEGRDAVVRHLRAKFQQNRKEPPKVGGWPENHPAASHGPEPGQTSAMASKGHPPQEAPWSRRDCSRASPPDSTGQSLGQHSPHSACETPAPTVCRKKGTAPGANFHPVPAKPGGDVWNKGVEASSDPPHRKPAQQTWPPGKDKRAPVVLAKGAAAAAPLLAVGSPQRMEHPALPRRKPLPHVGALGVKPGKPQRPPDVDLAKFRAAARPGTSICPATEPPRSAQLGHLQPGCAASVPARFPLQDAPSGTGDEDEIYDDVEPVELTRRSPGLLLPSMSQLSVCPCPRGGGNAGRASNRVTLLAATQRESQVSQKMKTMTLKACKKEEKMDRGFQKKFKFEGSIKVLTQMMVDPAATEKRGRAKNLPLRPGEILDVIQFTNQEQILCRNSQRRYGYVPRAVMLPLDTDIYDDVEIYG; this is encoded by the exons ATG ATGCCTCTGGAGGGGAGAGATGCCGTGGTGAGGCACCTTCGGGCAAAGTTCCAACAGAACAGGAAAGAACCTCCCAAGGTGGGTGGCTGGCCCGAGAATCACCCTGCAGCCTCTCATGGACCAGAGCCAGGACAGACCTCTGCCATGGCCTCCAAGGGTCATCCTCCTCAGGAGGccccctggagcaggagggacTGCAGCAGGGCCTCTCCACCTGACAGTACAGGTCAGAGTCTGGGACAGCATTCACCTCATTCTGCCTGCGAGACCCCAGCGCCAACGGTGTGTCGGAAGAAGGGGACGGCTCCAGGTGCCAACTTCCACCCAGTGCCTGCAAAGCCGGGAGGAGATGTGTGGAACAAGGGGGTGGAAGCCAGCTCTGATCCTCCCCACAGGAAGCCAGCCCAGCAGACATGGCCACCTGGCAAAGACAAGAGGGCTCCAGTGGTTCTTGCCAaaggtgcagctgctgcagcgcCCCTGCTCGCTGTGGGAAGCCCCCAGAGGATGGagcacccagctctgccccgGAGGAAGCCTTTGCCACATGTTGGGGCACTGGGAGTGAAGCCAGGCAAGCCCCAGCGCCCTCCTGATGTGGATTTGGCAAAGTTCAGAGCAGCTGCACGTCCTGGGACATCCATCTGTCCTGCCACAGAACCACCAAGGAGTGCTCAGCTGG GTCACCTGCaaccaggctgtgctgcatcAGTGCCTGCACGGTTCCCACTGCAGGACGCTCCGAGTGGCACGGG GGATGAAGATGAGATATACGATGATGTTGAGCCTGTTGAGCTGACCAGGAGAAGCCCAGGCCTTCTGCTGCCTTCTATGTCCCagctgtctgtgtgtccctgccccagaGGAG GTGGAAATGCTGGCCGAGCCTCTAACAGGGTTACCTTGCTGGCAGCTACACAGAG AGAATCCCAGGTCTCCCAGAAGATGAAGACCATGACACTCAAGGCAtgcaagaaggaagagaagatgGACAGGGGGTTTCAGAAGAAATTCAAG TTCGAAGGCAGCATCAAAGTCCTGACTCAGATGATGGTCGACCCTGCAGCGACAGAGAAGAGGGGCAGAGCGAAGAACCTGCCGCTGAGACCGGGAGAAATCCTTGATGTCATTCAGTTCACAAATCAGGAGCAAATCCTCTGTCGGAAcagccagaggaggt ATGGCTACGTGCCCCGGGCCGTGATGCTGCCTCT GGACACTGACATCTATGATGACGTTGAGATTTATG GCTGA
- the POLE4 gene encoding DNA polymerase epsilon subunit 4, protein MAAAAAVPGPGPGPAEPAAPGEEAAAAGQQGPGPARLARLPLARVKALVKADPDVTLASQEAVFVLARATELFVETIAKDAYVYAQQGKRKTLQRKDLDNAIEAIDEFAFLEGTLD, encoded by the exons AtggcagcggcggcggccgtgccggggccagggccggggcccGCGGAGCCGGCGGCGCCcggggaggaggcggcggccgcggggcagCAGGGCCCGGGTCCGGCCCGCCTGGCCCGGCTGCCGCTGGCGCGGGTGAAGGCGCTGGTGAAGGCGGACCCGGACGTGACCCTGGCCAGCCAGGAGGCCGTGTTCGTGCTGGCGCGGGCCACG GAGCTGTTTGTTGAAACCATAGCCAAAGATGCTTATGTGTATGCCCagcaaggaaaaaggaaaacgCTGCAAAGAAAAGACCTGG ATAATGCCATTGAAGCTATTGATGAATTTGCTTTTTTGGAAG gtACTTTGGACTGA